The Doryrhamphus excisus isolate RoL2022-K1 chromosome 18, RoL_Dexc_1.0, whole genome shotgun sequence genome contains a region encoding:
- the LOC131106606 gene encoding transient receptor potential cation channel subfamily M member 2-like, with the protein MGPCVILCLKKHAAWIRHNIRKKECCFFKKGAREDVCMCGYGKSQHAAEAIKEEDFDGEVWDAHRHVREVPTDAFGDLSFGGLRQMTTKYARVSAETSPEVLYQLLTEQWKLSPPDLLTAP; encoded by the exons TGATCCTGTGTCTTAAGAAG CATGCCGCCTGGATCAGACACAACATCCGCAAGAAGGAGTGTTGCTTCTTTAAAAAAGGTGCCAG AGaggatgtgtgcatgtgtggctaCGGGAAGAGCCAGCATGCGGCCGAGGCCATCAAAGAGGAGGACTTCGACGGCGAGGTGTGGGACGCACACAGACATGTTCGTGAAGTACCCACAGACGCTTTCGGGGACCTCAGCTTTGGTGGTTTGAGGCAGATGACGACCAAG TATGCCCGAGTGTCCGCAGAGACCAGTCCCGAGGTCCTCTACCAGTTACTGACTGAACAGTGGAAGCTGTCTCCCCCCGACCTACTGACCGCTCCATGA
- the pigu gene encoding phosphatidylinositol glycan anchor biosynthesis class U protein isoform X1, which produces MAAPLTMLLIVAVTVRALLFRSSVADLIAERVEVVSPLTAWKRVIEGLALLDLGVSPYSGDVFHETPLIIYLFHFLVDYAEITFMLADGIVAVALYYAAQDYNKQVFRKQKYALEADRYPPDCHELVRSPKEMHYIPLKVAMFYLLNPFTILSCVAKSTCGLNNAVVSLFILSTIKGNVLLSAIFLALATYQSIYPLTLCTAALLYLMQRQFIPINIRRVSFWWFVAQYAFMYLGSLFVIICLSFFLLGSWDFVPSVYGFILTVPDLTPNIGLFWYFFAEMFEHFRLLFLCVFQMIVFFYTIPMSIKLKEHPVFLIFMQLAIISIFKSYPTVGDSALYMAFLPVWSYLYRFLRNIFLVTCVMVACSALFPVLWHLWIYAGSANANFYYATTLLFNLAQILLVSDYFYAFLRREHHLTHGLYLKRKDGSAATLILK; this is translated from the exons atggcggcgccaTTGACTATGCTGCTGATCGTGGCTGTCACCGTCAGAGCACTTCTTTTTAGGTCGTCTGTTGCAGATTTAATCGCCGAGAGGGTGGAAGTTGTGTCTCCGTTAACGGCCTGGAAAAGAG TGATTGAAGGTTTGGCTCTACTTGACTTGGGAGTCTCGCCGTATTCCGGAGATGTTTTCCATGAG ACTCCTCTCATTATCTACCTCTTCCACTTCCTGGTGGACTATGCCGAGATAACATTCATG CTGGCCGACGGCATCGTGGCGGTGGCGCTCTACTATGCCGCGCAGGACTACAACAAGCAAGTG TTCAGGAAGCAGAAATATGCCCTGGAAGCAGACCGCTACCCCCCCGACTGTCACGAGCTGGTCCGTAGCCCCAAAGAGATGCACTACATCCCCCTGAAGGTGGCCATGTT CTACCTGCTGAACCCGTTCACCATCCTGTCCTGCGTTGCCAAGTCCACATGTGGCCTGAACAACGCCGTGGTGTCCCTCTTCATCCTGTCCACCATTAAAG GAAATGTCCTGCTCAGCGCCATCTTCTTGGCCCTGGCCACTTACCAGAGCATCTACCCTCTGACTCTGTGCACTGCCGCTCTGCTCTACTTGATGCAG cgcCAGTTCATCCCTATCAACATCCGGCGGGTCAGCTTCTGGTGGTTTGTCGCTCAGTACGCCTTCATGTACCTGGGCAGCCTCTTCGTCATCATCTGCCTCTCCTTTTTCCTGCTGGGCTCCTGGGACTTTGTGCCCTCCGTCTACGGCTTCAT CCTCACCGTTCCAGACTTGACCCCCAACATCGGCCTCTTCTGGTATTTCTTCGCAGAGATGTTTGAACACTTCCGCCTCTTATTCCTCTGCGTCTTCCAGATGATTGTCTTCTTCTACACCATCCCTATGTCCATTAAGCTCAA GGAGCATCCGGTGTTTCTCATCTTCATGCAGCTGGCGATCATCTCCATCTTCAAATCCTACCCCACGGTGGGCGACAGCGCCCTCTACATGGCCTTCCTCCCTGTGTGGAGTTATCTGTACAGAT TCCTGAGGAACATCTTCCTGGTTACCTGCGTCATGGTGGCCTGTTCGGCACTCTTTCCGGTCCTCTGGCACCTCTGGATCTATGCCGGCAGTGCCAACGCCAACTTTTACTACGCTACCACACTGCTGTTCAACTTGGCTCAG ATCTTGCTGGTGTCGGATTACTTCTATGCCTTCTTGAGGAGAGAGCACCATCTCACTCACGGACTGTATCTGAAGAGGAAAGATGGCTCGGCGGCCACCCTGATTCTCAAGTAA
- the pigu gene encoding phosphatidylinositol glycan anchor biosynthesis class U protein isoform X2 — translation MLADGIVAVALYYAAQDYNKQVFRKQKYALEADRYPPDCHELVRSPKEMHYIPLKVAMFYLLNPFTILSCVAKSTCGLNNAVVSLFILSTIKGNVLLSAIFLALATYQSIYPLTLCTAALLYLMQRQFIPINIRRVSFWWFVAQYAFMYLGSLFVIICLSFFLLGSWDFVPSVYGFILTVPDLTPNIGLFWYFFAEMFEHFRLLFLCVFQMIVFFYTIPMSIKLKEHPVFLIFMQLAIISIFKSYPTVGDSALYMAFLPVWSYLYRFLRNIFLVTCVMVACSALFPVLWHLWIYAGSANANFYYATTLLFNLAQILLVSDYFYAFLRREHHLTHGLYLKRKDGSAATLILK, via the exons ATG CTGGCCGACGGCATCGTGGCGGTGGCGCTCTACTATGCCGCGCAGGACTACAACAAGCAAGTG TTCAGGAAGCAGAAATATGCCCTGGAAGCAGACCGCTACCCCCCCGACTGTCACGAGCTGGTCCGTAGCCCCAAAGAGATGCACTACATCCCCCTGAAGGTGGCCATGTT CTACCTGCTGAACCCGTTCACCATCCTGTCCTGCGTTGCCAAGTCCACATGTGGCCTGAACAACGCCGTGGTGTCCCTCTTCATCCTGTCCACCATTAAAG GAAATGTCCTGCTCAGCGCCATCTTCTTGGCCCTGGCCACTTACCAGAGCATCTACCCTCTGACTCTGTGCACTGCCGCTCTGCTCTACTTGATGCAG cgcCAGTTCATCCCTATCAACATCCGGCGGGTCAGCTTCTGGTGGTTTGTCGCTCAGTACGCCTTCATGTACCTGGGCAGCCTCTTCGTCATCATCTGCCTCTCCTTTTTCCTGCTGGGCTCCTGGGACTTTGTGCCCTCCGTCTACGGCTTCAT CCTCACCGTTCCAGACTTGACCCCCAACATCGGCCTCTTCTGGTATTTCTTCGCAGAGATGTTTGAACACTTCCGCCTCTTATTCCTCTGCGTCTTCCAGATGATTGTCTTCTTCTACACCATCCCTATGTCCATTAAGCTCAA GGAGCATCCGGTGTTTCTCATCTTCATGCAGCTGGCGATCATCTCCATCTTCAAATCCTACCCCACGGTGGGCGACAGCGCCCTCTACATGGCCTTCCTCCCTGTGTGGAGTTATCTGTACAGAT TCCTGAGGAACATCTTCCTGGTTACCTGCGTCATGGTGGCCTGTTCGGCACTCTTTCCGGTCCTCTGGCACCTCTGGATCTATGCCGGCAGTGCCAACGCCAACTTTTACTACGCTACCACACTGCTGTTCAACTTGGCTCAG ATCTTGCTGGTGTCGGATTACTTCTATGCCTTCTTGAGGAGAGAGCACCATCTCACTCACGGACTGTATCTGAAGAGGAAAGATGGCTCGGCGGCCACCCTGATTCTCAAGTAA
- the psmf1 gene encoding proteasome inhibitor PI31 subunit isoform X2 yields MAGLELLYSCCGGNISCPQDAIVCLVHWEVIKSGYKCVGSGEEPRSSDKKSELLPSDWSSSKVEYTLRYTSELGDVQLLLKALLVDSALIFNLMNRSTQQGSDLIVNLNEHVDKDHLQTFDRVYKDAGSLAAKVSSQLLPSQGKPTQAQTERSRRTQREADDGNDDPLRVSGRHPRHGAQTHWPDAVAPPFSVGGADLDPLGSGAGGGMLVDPLRLGYPRSGFDPSSGIPDILPPGAVPPGARFDPFGPIGRHRPGPDPDHMPPPGYDDMFM; encoded by the exons ATGGCGGGTTTAGAGCTGTTATATTCGTGCTGTGGTGGAAACATCTCTTGTCCCCAAGACGCCATCGTGTGTCTCGTTCACTGGGAAGTCATCAAAAGCGGATACAAGTGCGTTGGCTCCGGGGAAGAG CCTCGAAGCAGCGACAAGAAGTCCGAGCTGTTGCCGTCTGACTGGAGCAGCAGTAAGGTGGAGTACACGCTCAGGTACACGTCGGAACTCGGAGACGTCCAGCTGCTACTCAAAGCGCTGCTGGTGGACTCTGCCCTTATCTTCAACCTGATG AACCGCAGCACACAGCAGGGGTCCGACCTGATCGTCAACCTCAACGAGCATGTGGACAAGGACCACTTGCAGACGTTTGACAG aGTCTACAAGGACGCCGGCAGCCTGGCAGCAAAGGTCAGCAGTCAGCTGCTGCCGTCGCAGGGAAAGCCAACACAAGCCCAGACGGAGCGGAGCAGGCGGACGCAGCGAGAGGCCGATGACGGCAACGACGACCCTCTCCGTGTCTCCGGCAGGCACCCCCGCCACGGAGCACAGACTCACTG GCCTGATGCCGTGGCGCCGCCTTTCTCCGTGGGAGGGGCGGATCTAGATCCATTGGG GTCTGGTGCCGGAGGTGGGATGCTAGTAGACCCGCTGAGGTTGGGTTACCCTCGCTCCGGTTTCGACCCGTCCAGCGGAATCCCGGACATCTTGCCCCCAGGAGCGGTCCCCCCAGGTGCCCGCTTTGACCCGTTTGGCCCAATCGGACGCCACAGACCCGG GCCGGATCCAGACCACATGCCCCCCCCAGGCTATGACGACATGTTCATGTAG
- the psmf1 gene encoding proteasome inhibitor PI31 subunit isoform X1: MAGLELLYSCCGGNISCPQDAIVCLVHWEVIKSGYKCVGSGEEPRSSDKKSELLPSDWSSSKVEYTLRYTSELGDVQLLLKALLVDSALIFNLMNRSTQQGSDLIVNLNEHVDKDHLQTFDRVYKDAGSLAAKVSSQLLPSQGKPTQAQTERSRRTQREADDGNDDPLRVSGRHPRHGAQTHWPDAVAPPFSVGGADLDPLGRSGAGGGMLVDPLRLGYPRSGFDPSSGIPDILPPGAVPPGARFDPFGPIGRHRPGPDPDHMPPPGYDDMFM, encoded by the exons ATGGCGGGTTTAGAGCTGTTATATTCGTGCTGTGGTGGAAACATCTCTTGTCCCCAAGACGCCATCGTGTGTCTCGTTCACTGGGAAGTCATCAAAAGCGGATACAAGTGCGTTGGCTCCGGGGAAGAG CCTCGAAGCAGCGACAAGAAGTCCGAGCTGTTGCCGTCTGACTGGAGCAGCAGTAAGGTGGAGTACACGCTCAGGTACACGTCGGAACTCGGAGACGTCCAGCTGCTACTCAAAGCGCTGCTGGTGGACTCTGCCCTTATCTTCAACCTGATG AACCGCAGCACACAGCAGGGGTCCGACCTGATCGTCAACCTCAACGAGCATGTGGACAAGGACCACTTGCAGACGTTTGACAG aGTCTACAAGGACGCCGGCAGCCTGGCAGCAAAGGTCAGCAGTCAGCTGCTGCCGTCGCAGGGAAAGCCAACACAAGCCCAGACGGAGCGGAGCAGGCGGACGCAGCGAGAGGCCGATGACGGCAACGACGACCCTCTCCGTGTCTCCGGCAGGCACCCCCGCCACGGAGCACAGACTCACTG GCCTGATGCCGTGGCGCCGCCTTTCTCCGTGGGAGGGGCGGATCTAGATCCATTGGG CAGGTCTGGTGCCGGAGGTGGGATGCTAGTAGACCCGCTGAGGTTGGGTTACCCTCGCTCCGGTTTCGACCCGTCCAGCGGAATCCCGGACATCTTGCCCCCAGGAGCGGTCCCCCCAGGTGCCCGCTTTGACCCGTTTGGCCCAATCGGACGCCACAGACCCGG GCCGGATCCAGACCACATGCCCCCCCCAGGCTATGACGACATGTTCATGTAG
- the LOC131106409 gene encoding cytochrome c1, heme protein, mitochondrial yields the protein MAALRVVVLSGSGRALLDTAKTIKTSKANMSFASLPRSKKVALTTLGVVTAGGAGLAMMLHQSVKASDLELHPPNYPWSHAGPLSSLDHASIRRGYQVYKQVCSACHSMEYLAFRNLVGVSHTEDEVKAIAEEVEVVDGPDETGEMFTRPGKPSDYFPKPYPNPEAARAANNGALPPDLSYIVNARHGGEDYVFSLLTGYCEPPAGVTVREGLYYNPYFPGQAIGMAPPIYNEILEYDDGTPATMSQVAKDVCTFLRWAAEPEHDQRKRMGLKLLMGSAILVPLIYYMKRHRWSVLKSRKIAYRPPK from the exons ATGGCGGCGTTACGAGTCGTGGTGCTCTCCGGCAGTGGGAGAGCCCTCCTCGACACTGCGAAAACCATCAAGACCTCAAAG GCCAACATGTCTTTCGCCAGCCTGCCTCGCAGCAAGAAGGTTGCCCTAACAACGCTCGGTGTGGTCACCGCTGGCGGGGCAGGACTGGCCATGATGCTGCACCAGTCCGTCAAAGCCTCAGACCTGGAGCTCCACCCACCCAACTACCCATGGAGCCATGCCGGACCCCTGTCGTCCCTGGACCATGCCAG CATTCGCCGTGGTTACCAGGTGTACAAGCAGGTGTGCTCAGCCTGTCACAGCATGGAGTACTTGGCCTTCAGGAACCTGGTGGGGGTGTCGCACACAGAGGATGAGGTCAAGGCCATCGCTGAGGAA GTGGAGGTGGTGGACGGACCCGATGAGACCGGCGAGATGTTCACCCGACCAGGGAAGCCGTCCGACTACTTCCCCAAGCCATATCCCAACCCCGAGGCCGCCCGGGCGGCCAACAACGGCGCTCTCCCTCCAGACCTCAGTTACATCGTCAACGCCAG GCACGGAGGCGAGGACTACGTGTTCAGCCTCCTCACAGGCTACTGCGAACCCCCCGCAGGTGTGACGGTGAGGGAGGGGCTCTACTACAACCCCTATTTCCCTGGGCAGGCCATTGGTATGGCCCCGCCCATCTACAACGAGATTCTGGAGTATGACGATG GCACCCCCGCCACCATGAGCCAGGTTGCTAAGGACGTGTGCACCTTCCTGAGGTGGGCGGCGGAGCCGGAGCACGACCAGCGCAAACGCATGGGACTCaag CTGCTCATGGGGTCGGCCATCTTGGTTCCACTCATCTACTACATGAAGCGACACAGGTGGTCTGTGCTCAAGAGCAGGAAGATCGCCTACAGGCCACCCAAATAA